A region from the Polyangiaceae bacterium genome encodes:
- a CDS encoding MBL fold metallo-hydrolase has product MKRLHRPDLYGWSRFDEARNIDFHSVLWVREGGNVVIDPLPLTEHDAHHLRELGGVSLIVVTNSDHVRAAAEIAREHHARVAGPVAEKATFPIPCDVWLADGDEPVPGLTVLALSGSKTAGELALVLEKRTLITGDLVRAHEGGKLCLLPYGKLEDLEQARASVRRLAALSGIEAVITGDGWPIFRHGAEALAELAQPPM; this is encoded by the coding sequence ATGAAACGCCTGCATCGCCCCGACCTGTACGGGTGGTCTCGGTTCGACGAAGCGCGCAACATCGATTTCCACAGCGTGCTCTGGGTGCGCGAAGGGGGCAACGTCGTCATCGACCCCTTGCCCCTCACGGAGCACGACGCGCACCACCTGCGGGAGCTCGGCGGTGTTTCGCTGATCGTGGTGACCAACTCGGATCACGTGCGCGCCGCGGCGGAAATCGCGCGAGAGCACCACGCGCGGGTCGCCGGGCCCGTCGCCGAGAAGGCGACATTTCCCATTCCGTGCGACGTGTGGCTGGCGGACGGAGACGAGCCCGTGCCCGGCCTCACGGTGCTTGCCCTTTCGGGATCGAAGACCGCCGGGGAGCTGGCGCTGGTGCTCGAGAAGCGCACGCTGATCACGGGGGATCTCGTTCGCGCCCACGAGGGCGGCAAGCTGTGCCTCTTGCCCTACGGCAAGCTCGAGGATCTCGAGCAGGCGCGGGCTTCCGTACGCCGCTTGGCGGCGCTGTCGGGCATCGAAGCCGTGATCACCGGAGACGGCTGGCCCATCTTCCGCCACGGCGCCGAAGCGCTGGCAGAGCTGGCTCAGCCGCCGATGTAG
- the moaA gene encoding GTP 3',8-cyclase MoaA, which yields MPTIEDRRGRPLRDLRISVTDRCNFRCRYCMPREHFGKSFKFLPRADLLSFEEITRVARVFVGQGVSKLRLTGGEPLLRAELPRLVEQLAKLNVDLALTTNGSLLEKSARELAAAGLGRVTVSLDSLDEGVFRAMTDAHYGVDEVLAGIEAAAAAGLGPIKINCVVRRGVNDHTLVELARHFKGRHTVRFIEYMDVGSTNGWRLNEVVSGREIVERVHRELPLREADPAYRGEVASRFRFADGSGEIGVITSVTQPFCGDCTRLRLSAKGTLYTCLYASAGTDLRELLRSGADDAQLEKLVRALWRGREDRYSEQRSAETQGARRIEMSYIGG from the coding sequence CTGCCCACCATAGAAGACCGCCGCGGAAGGCCGCTCCGGGATTTGCGCATCAGCGTGACGGACCGCTGCAATTTCCGGTGCCGGTATTGCATGCCGCGGGAGCACTTCGGGAAGAGCTTCAAGTTCCTACCGCGTGCGGACCTGCTCTCCTTCGAGGAGATCACACGGGTGGCGCGGGTGTTCGTGGGGCAAGGCGTGAGCAAGCTGCGGCTCACGGGCGGGGAGCCGCTGCTCCGCGCAGAATTGCCGAGGTTGGTGGAGCAACTGGCGAAGCTGAACGTGGACCTCGCGCTCACTACCAACGGCTCCTTGCTGGAGAAGTCCGCGCGGGAGCTGGCTGCCGCCGGGCTCGGTCGCGTCACCGTGAGCTTGGACTCGCTGGACGAGGGCGTGTTCCGGGCGATGACGGACGCGCACTACGGCGTGGATGAAGTGCTTGCCGGCATCGAGGCCGCGGCCGCCGCGGGGCTCGGCCCGATCAAGATCAACTGCGTGGTTCGCCGCGGCGTGAACGACCACACCCTCGTGGAGCTGGCGCGCCATTTCAAGGGGCGCCACACGGTGCGCTTCATCGAGTACATGGACGTGGGCAGCACCAATGGCTGGCGCTTGAACGAGGTGGTGAGCGGACGCGAGATCGTGGAACGGGTCCATCGCGAGCTGCCCCTTCGAGAAGCAGACCCGGCGTATCGCGGCGAGGTCGCCAGCCGCTTTCGCTTCGCCGATGGCAGCGGAGAGATCGGCGTGATCACCAGCGTGACGCAGCCGTTCTGCGGGGATTGCACGCGCCTCCGGCTCTCCGCCAAGGGCACGCTGTACACCTGCCTGTACGCCAGCGCGGGCACGGATCTCCGAGAGCTGCTCCGCAGCGGCGCTGACGATGCCCAGCTCGAGAAGCTGGTGCGCGCCCTGTGGCGGGGGCGCGAAGATCGCTATTCCGAGCAGCGCTCGGCCGAGACTCAGGGCGCCCGGCGCATCGAGATGAGCTACATCGGCGGCTGA
- a CDS encoding DUF4403 family protein, with protein sequence MRRPWPLVLVVAAACGPRPGAESASAGECSEVLSGPAPDLPAPPAVETPVSRIAVDVNASVQSLKRELGKHVPLELARATNQPIGTPGEVSYTVSRGSFDVGLSGDRLVVATPVSVEARVCKPLGPICPIYGRCSPRLAAVASVPLTLTDDYRLGSSRVSVNLTRGCVIAGFDASDEIRRNAARQVGGIQRRIDGSVPDLKPYVEGTWRLLHTPVALGRDTCLRIAPSGIVQKKPKLTAGTLGLRFGVLGSLSVEQPCNPDDAVAPTPLPKLSAEKDLAEGVALKVPLRIDWEDVSADLTRSLAAPSARAADVHVVKAKARGVLVNGIPRVLLTATVSGRLCGDAHLLAEPWYDASAARIRLRAVTAAPGTGADVSAVSALITDHAAIALPLDAASAPNALESLVARLSEDLPEPVRAEVKLSPSEVAPVLLDERSLVPVVSLTGTAAIRVQ encoded by the coding sequence ATGCGTCGCCCCTGGCCCCTCGTCCTCGTCGTCGCCGCGGCCTGCGGTCCGCGGCCGGGGGCCGAGAGCGCGAGCGCGGGGGAATGTAGCGAGGTGCTCTCGGGTCCGGCGCCGGATCTTCCAGCACCACCTGCCGTCGAGACTCCGGTCTCACGCATCGCCGTGGACGTGAACGCCTCGGTCCAATCCCTGAAGCGCGAGCTCGGCAAGCACGTGCCCCTCGAGCTTGCGCGAGCGACGAATCAACCCATCGGCACCCCGGGCGAGGTGAGCTACACCGTGTCCCGCGGCAGCTTCGACGTCGGCCTCTCGGGGGATCGCCTGGTCGTGGCCACCCCAGTGTCCGTCGAGGCGCGCGTGTGCAAACCGCTGGGACCCATCTGCCCCATCTACGGGCGCTGCAGCCCGCGCCTCGCCGCCGTGGCCAGCGTCCCCCTCACCCTCACGGACGACTACCGACTCGGCAGCAGCCGCGTGTCGGTAAACCTCACGCGCGGTTGCGTGATCGCCGGATTCGACGCGTCCGACGAGATCCGCAGGAACGCCGCGCGCCAGGTGGGCGGCATCCAACGGCGCATCGATGGCTCCGTGCCCGACCTCAAGCCCTACGTGGAAGGGACCTGGCGCCTGCTCCACACGCCGGTAGCACTGGGTCGCGACACGTGCTTGCGCATCGCCCCCTCCGGCATCGTGCAGAAGAAGCCGAAGCTCACCGCCGGCACGCTGGGTCTGCGCTTCGGCGTGCTGGGCTCACTCAGCGTGGAACAGCCGTGCAATCCCGACGACGCGGTTGCCCCCACCCCGCTGCCCAAGCTCTCCGCCGAGAAGGATCTGGCCGAAGGCGTGGCTTTGAAAGTGCCGCTGCGCATCGACTGGGAGGACGTGTCGGCGGATCTGACGCGCTCTCTGGCGGCGCCCTCCGCCCGGGCCGCCGACGTGCACGTGGTCAAGGCCAAGGCGCGCGGTGTGCTCGTGAACGGCATACCGCGGGTGCTGCTCACGGCCACCGTGAGCGGGCGCCTGTGCGGCGACGCGCACCTGCTCGCCGAGCCCTGGTACGACGCCAGCGCGGCGCGCATACGCCTGCGCGCCGTGACGGCCGCTCCGGGCACCGGTGCGGACGTGAGCGCCGTCAGTGCGCTGATCACCGATCACGCCGCCATCGCGCTGCCCCTGGATGCAGCGAGCGCGCCCAATGCCCTCGAGTCCCTGGTCGCGCGGCTTTCCGAGGATCTGCCGGAGCCCGTCCGTGCGGAGGTGAAGCTCTCGCCCAGCGAGGTAGCGCCCGTGCTGCTCGACGAACGGAGCCTGGTACCGGTGGTGTCTCTGACGGGTACGGCCGCGATCCGCGTGCAGTGA